In Streptomyces sp. HUAS MG91, the genomic stretch GGACCTGCCGGGCACCGACGAGACGGTCTTCACCGCCCTGTGGTCGCTGCGCACCCACGGCTGGCTCGCCGACCACACCGCCTTCGGCGCCGTCGTCGTCCCGGCGACCGCCCATCTGGACCTGGCCCTGTCGGCGGCCGCCCACACCGGGTGCGGAGCGGTGGAACAGCTGACCCTGGAGGTGCCCCTGATCCTGCCGGACTCCGGCGACGTACGGATCCGGGTCGTCGTCGGCCCGGCGGACGACGACGGGCGCCGCACCCTGGACGTGTACTCGCGCCCCGCCGACGAGGACCCGCAGGCGGGCGGCTGGACCCGGCACGCGATGGGCACGGTGCTGCCCGCCGGACCGCCGGCACCCGAACACGACGACGATGTACGCCCCTTGGCCTCCTGGCCGCCCGCCGGGGCCCGGCGGATCGACATCGGCACCCTCTACGACACGTTCGCGGACGCGGGCTTCGACTACGGCCCCGGCTTCCGCGGGCTGCGCGAGGTGTGGCGCCGGGGCGACGAGCTGTTCGCCCTGGCCACCCTGCCGGACACCGCCGACGGCGTCGCCGCCGAGGAGTTCGCGCTGCACCCCGCCCTGCTGGACACCGTCCTGCACGCGGCGATCGCCGGCGGCGTCGTCGACGTGAGCGGCGAGCGGAGCCGGATGCCGTTCTCCTGGTCCGGCGTGGAGCCGGCCGGTCCCGGCGCCGCGACCGTACGGGTCCGCCTCACGTCGACGGGCGAGGAGACGGTGACGCTGACCGTCGCCGACGAACGCGGCCGCCGGATCGCCACCATCGGCGCGCTGGCGTTCCGCCCGGCCGATGCCCAGCAGGTGCACTCCGCCCGCGGCGCCGCACGGCAGCCCTTGTACGAGGTGCGGTGGCGGCCGTCGAAGGAGCGCGCGCGGCAGGCCGGGCGCACCCCGTGGGCCGTGCTCGGCGCGCCCGACGGCCTGGCCGCCCGGCTGCGCCCGGCCGACGCCGCCGACACGACACCGCACTCCTCCCTCGACGCCCTCCTGGCCGGACAGCGGCCGCCCGCGCACATCGCCCTGTGCCTGGACGACCTCGTCGCGGCGAGCGCGGCCGACGGCCCGGTCGCCGCCACCCGCGACGCCGACAAGCGCGTCCTGGCGCTGCTCCAGCAGTTCCTCGCCGACGACCGCCTCGCCGGATCCACCCTGGTGGTGCTGACCCGGCTGGCCGTCGGCGCGGTCGCGGGGGAGCGCGTCGAGTCGTTGCCCGGAGCCTCGGTGTGGGGCCTGGTCCGCGCGGCGCAGAGCGAGCACCCGGGCAGGTTCCGGCTCGTGGACCTCGACGACGCGGACGCCTCCTGGGCGTCCCTCGCCGACGTGATCGCCGACGACGAGGCCCAACTCGCCGTGCGCGACGGCGCGTTCCTCGTGCCCCGGCTCGCCGCCGCCGCTCCGGACGGCCACCGCCTCCCGGAGCCGCCGGCCGGCGCCCACCGCCTCGGCATCCCGACCAAGGGAACCGTCGAGAACCTGACCTGGGTGCCGTGCCCCGAGGTCGACGCGCCCCTGGCGAGCGGCCAGGTCCGGATCGCCGTGCAGGCCGCCGGGCTCAACTTCCGCGACATCACCATCGCCCTCGGCCTCGTCGGCCGGACCGCCATCGACGCCGGGCTCGGCAGCGAGGGCGCCGGAGTCGTCCTCGACGTCGCCGACGACGTCACCGCGTTCGCCCCCGGCGACCGGGTCACCGGCATCTTCACCGGCGCCTTCGGCCGCACGGCCGTCGCCGACCACCGCATGCTCGTGCCCGTGCCCGACGGCTGGAGCTTCGCCGAGGCGGCCTCCGTGCCGTGCACGTTCCTCACCGCCTACCACGGCCTGCTGCGCGTGGCCCGGCTGAAGAAGGGGCAGCGGGTCCTCATCCACGCCGCGGCGGGCGGCGTCGGCATGGCCGCCGTCCAACTGGCCCGGCACGTCGGCGCCGAGATCTACGCCACCGCCAGCGAGGCCAAGTGGCCCGCCCTGCGCGCCCTGGGCCTCGACGACGACCACCTCGCGTCCTCCCGCGACCTGGAGTTCGCGCCGAAGTTCCTGCGCACCACCGAGGGCCGCGGAGTGGACGTCGTCCTCAACTCCCTCGCCCACGAGTTCGTCGACGCCTCGCTGACGCTGCTGCCGGGCGGCGGGCACTTCGCCGAGATGGGCAAGACCGACATCCGCGAGCCCGCGACGGTGGCCGCCGACCACCCCGGCGTCCACTACGAGGCGTTCGACCTCTGGGAGGCGGGACCGGACGCCCTCCAGGAGATGTTCCGCGCCGTCATGGACCTGTTCGCCGACGGCCGGATACGCCTGGGCCCGATCTCCCTGACCGGCATCCGCGACGCCCGCCGCACGTTCCGGGAGATGAGCCAGGGGCGCCACATCGGCAAGCTGGTCCTGGAGGTGGGCGGCGGCTTCGGCGGCGGCACGGTGCTCGTCACGGGCGGCACCGGGGGAGTGGGCTCCCTCGTCGCCCGCCACCTCGTGACCCATCACGGCGTCCGCAGCCTGGTCCTCGCCAGCCGCAGCGGACCGGCCGCCGAGGGCGTGCCCGGGCTCGTCGCCGAACTGGAGGCCGCCGGGGCGCGGGTGCGGGCCGTGGCCTGCGACGTGGCGGACCGCGACGCCGTGGCCGCACTCCTCGACGGTCTGCCGGGCAGCCACCCGTTGACCGCGGTCGTGCATGCCGCGGGTGCCCTCGCCGACGGCACCGTGGAGTCGCTGACCGCGAAGAGCCTCGACCACGTCCTCGACGCCAAGGCCGCCGGCGCTCACCATCTGCACGAACTGACCCGCGAGCGGCCCCTGTCGGCCTTCGTCGAGTTCTCCGCCTTCGCCGGCCAGACCGGCAACGCCGGACAGGCCAACTACGCCGCCGCCAACACCTTCCTCGACGGCCTGGCCGCCCGGCGCAGGTCCGAGGGCCTGCCCGCCACCTCCCTGTGCTGGGGCTGGTGGGAGGAGAGCAGCGGCATGACCGGAGAACTGCACCGCGCCGACCTGTCCCGGCTGCGCCGCGCGGGCATCGCCGCGATGCCGACCGCCGAGGCACTGGCCCTGTTCGACGCGGCGGTCGCCGAGGGCAAGGCCGTCCTCGTGCCCGCCCGGATCGACCTCGCCGCGCTGCGCGGCAGGCCCGCCGACGAGGTGCCCCCGCTGCTGCGCGACCTCGTCGACGCCGCCCGTCCCCGTCGCGCCGCGACCGCCACCGCCACGGCCGGCGGCCCCGCGGGACTCCTGGACCGGCTGACCGCGCTGCCCGCGCCGCAGGCGCGAGAAGCGCTCCTGGAGCGGATCCGCGAGCAGGCCGCCGTGGTCCTCGGGCACAGCTCGGGCGCGGGCGTCGACGCCGACCAGGCGTTCACCCAGCTCGGCTTCGACTCACTGACCGCCGTCGAGCTCTGCAACCTGCTGGCGGCCGAGACCGGCCTGCGCCTGCCGTCCACCCTCGTCTTCAGCTATCCGACCCCGCGCGAACTGGGCGAGCACCTCTTCGGCCTGCTGCGGCCGGCGGGCGAGGACGAGGGCGCCGCCCCCGGCGCGACGGACGACGCCGAAGCGGCCGACGAGACGCGCATCCGTGAGGTGCTGCGGACCGTGCGGATCGGGGACCTGCGCGCCGCGGGCCTGCTCGAACCGGTCCTCGCCCTGGCCGGCGCGGCCGCGGAACCCGACGCCGGCGAACCGGCCGGCCAACTGTCCGACCTGGACCTGGATTCCCTGATCGACCTGGCCCTGGACGAGAAGAGGTGAACGGCATGACCGACTCGACCGACCGCACGGCGGACGGCGCGGACCGGGTCCAGCGGGCGCTGCGCACGCTGCTGGAGGAGCGCGACCGGCTCCGCCGCGAGAACGACGACCTGAAGGCGGGCCGCGGCGAGCCGATCGCGGTGGTGTCCATGTCCTGCCGTTTCCCGGGAGGCGTGGCCTCACCGGAGGATCTGTGGGACGTGGTCCGCGAGGGCCGCGACATCGTCGGCGACTTCCCCGACGACCGCGGCTGGCGCGACGTGTACGACGCCGACCCCGACGCCACCGGCAAGGCGTACACCCGCCAGGGCGGATTCCTGACGGACGTGGCCGGGTTCGACGCCGGGTTCTTCGGCATCAGCCCGCGCGAGGCGCTGGCCGTCGACCCGCACCACCGGCTCCTCCTGGAGACGTCGTGGGAGGCGTTCGAACGGGCGGGTATCGTCCCCGCCGACGTACGGGGAAGCGACGTCGGCGTCTTCACGGGTGTGAGCTCGTCGGAGTACGGGTGGCGTTTCCTGGAGGGCGGCCAGAAGGACCTGGAGGGCTACCTGCTGTACGGCAGCGCCCTGAGCGTGGCCTCCGGCCGGGTCTCGTACGAACTGGGCCTCACCGGGCCCGCGGTGTCCCTGGACACCGCGTGCTCGTCGTCGCTGGTGTCGCTGCACATGGCGGTGCAGTCGCTGCGGTCGGGCGAGTGCTCGCTCGCCCTGGCGGGCGGGGCGCTCGTGATGGCGACGCCCGCGATGTTCGTCGAGTTCTCCCGCCAGCGCGCCCTGTCCGCCGACGGCCGCTGCAAGGCGTTCGCCGACGGCGCCGACGGCACCGGCTGGGCGGAGGGCGCGGGCGTCCTCCTCCTCGAACGGCTCTCCGACGCACGCCGCAACGGACACCCCGTCCTGGCCGTCGTGCGGGGCAGCGCGGTCAACCAGGACGGCGCCAGCAACGGCCTGACCGCCCCCAACGGCCGCGCCCAGGAGAAGGTCATCCGCGCGGCCCTGGCCAACGCGGGCGTGGACCCCGCCGACGTGGACCTGGTCGAGGCGCACGGCACCGGCACCAGGCTGGGCGACCCGATCGAGGCGGGTGCCCTGCTCGCCACGTACGGGCAGGGCCGCGCCGAGGAGCGGCCGCTGTGGCTCGGCTCCCTGAAGTCGAACATGGGGCACGCCCAGGCCGCGGCCGGCGTCGGCGGTGTCATCAAGACCGTGATGGCGCTGCGCCACGGCTATCTGCCCAAGACCCTGCACGTGAACGCGCCCACACGGGAGGTCGACTGGGAGTCCGGGGCCGTCGAGGTCCTCGCCGAGGGCCGGGAGTGGGCCCGCGCCGACGGGCCGCGCCGGGCGGGCGTGTCCTCGTTCGGCGTCAGCGGCACCAACGCGCACGTCGTCCTGGAGGAGGCGGACCCCGCGGACGGGCCCGCGGTGGCCACCGGCCCCGCCGACGGCACCATCGGCGCGGGTCTCGTGCCCTGGGTGCTGTCCGCCAAGAGCGCCCAGGCCCTGCGGCAACAGGCCTCCAGGCTCCGCGAGTTCACCGCCGCCGACCCGTCCCTGGACCTCGCCGACGTGGGCTGGTCGCTCGTGTCGAGCCGGTCCAGGTTCACCCACCGGGCCGTGGTCCTCGGCCACGACCGCGACGAACTCCTCGACGGCCTCGGCGCGTTGAGCGAGGGCACCGAGTCCCCCGCGGTCGTCCGCGGCAGCGCGGGCGGGCCGGGTCCCGTCGCCTTCGTCTTCCCGGGCCAGGGCTCCCAGTGGGCGGGCATGGGACGCGAGCTGTACGAGGGGTTCCCGGTCTTCGCCCGCAGCATCGACGCCTGCGCCGAGGCCCTGTCCGAGTGGGTCGACTGGTCGCTGCTCGACGTGATCCGCGGCGCGGCGGACGCCCCGGGCTTCGACCACGTCGACGTGGTGCAGCCCGCGCTGTTCGCGGTGATGGTGTCCACGGCGGCCCTGTGGCGGTCCTGGGGCGTGGAACCGGCCGCGGTGATCGGCCACAGCCAGGGCGAGATCGCCGCCGCGTACGTGAGCGGCGCGCTGTCC encodes the following:
- a CDS encoding type I polyketide synthase, which gives rise to MTDSTDRTADGADRVQRALRTLLEERDRLRRENDDLKAGRGEPIAVVSMSCRFPGGVASPEDLWDVVREGRDIVGDFPDDRGWRDVYDADPDATGKAYTRQGGFLTDVAGFDAGFFGISPREALAVDPHHRLLLETSWEAFERAGIVPADVRGSDVGVFTGVSSSEYGWRFLEGGQKDLEGYLLYGSALSVASGRVSYELGLTGPAVSLDTACSSSLVSLHMAVQSLRSGECSLALAGGALVMATPAMFVEFSRQRALSADGRCKAFADGADGTGWAEGAGVLLLERLSDARRNGHPVLAVVRGSAVNQDGASNGLTAPNGRAQEKVIRAALANAGVDPADVDLVEAHGTGTRLGDPIEAGALLATYGQGRAEERPLWLGSLKSNMGHAQAAAGVGGVIKTVMALRHGYLPKTLHVNAPTREVDWESGAVEVLAEGREWARADGPRRAGVSSFGVSGTNAHVVLEEADPADGPAVATGPADGTIGAGLVPWVLSAKSAQALRQQASRLREFTAADPSLDLADVGWSLVSSRSRFTHRAVVLGHDRDELLDGLGALSEGTESPAVVRGSAGGPGPVAFVFPGQGSQWAGMGRELYEGFPVFARSIDACAEALSEWVDWSLLDVIRGAADAPGFDHVDVVQPALFAVMVSTAALWRSWGVEPAAVIGHSQGEIAAAYVSGALSLRDATRVVALRSKALVDLIGHGGMASVGASADEVERHLAPWGDQVSVAVVNGPSSVVVSGEPESLDEFVEKMNAEGVQARRIKVDYASHSHHVARVRDQVVGSLSDVRPTTSTVPFYSTLYGEVIDTTRLDAGYWYENLREKVLFEPSARQLAADGFRVFVEVSPHPVLTVPVQEILDDTGGAGDSGDALVLSSSRRGRGEVESVLTSLATLHARGGAVDWAALFGTRRRVDLPTYAFQHQRYWLGSAPTAAVAQLPAAEPPAPDDTGERPLAERVAALSGDEAKELVLDHVLQKVAVVLGHASGGSVDADREFKELGFDSLLSVELSKRLSASTGHKLRPNLVLRHPSPRRIAGHLTTLLSA
- a CDS encoding type I polyketide synthase, with product MTNDNSAEVLDYLKRTSIELLETRKRLQELTDAAAEPVAIVGVACRYPGGVSSPEQLWELVHSGADVVSDFPDDRGWDVENLHDPDGLRPGSSSTRSGGFLYDAGDFDAEFFGLSPREALSADPQHRLLLETAWESLERAGIDPQSLNGSDTGVFAGIAYFGYGNHFATPESIAGYAQTGSLLSVASGRVAYALGLQGPAVSTDTACSSSLVTVHQAVRSLRQGECGLALAGGVTVMGTPQVFREMSKLRGLSQDGRCRAFADAADGTGFSEGVGVLVLERLSDARRNGHRVWAVIRGSAVNQDGASNGLTAPSGPAQQRVIRAALTDARLQAGDVDAVEAHGTGTRLGDPIEAGALLATYGQERQGGDPLWLGSLKSNTGHTQAAAGVGGLIKMVMAMRHGVLPATLHVDRPSSHVDWESGAVELLTEAREWTTPEGRPRRAGVSAFGVSGTNAHVILEEPPADEAGPTSGEKELLYGGGDAVPWVLSARSRQALRAQARKLRDFAAADTGQDLTDLGWSLVSSRTPFEHRAVVVGRDRDELLTALTALSEGEESPAVVHGTVGEPGGTVFMFPGQGTQWTGVARQLYDAHPVFARSLDETCARLDAHLPFALLPLLLAEEGDADWVDEDGRRKRTDMAQAALFALQVALYRLLAQYGPRPDHLIGHSVGEIAAAHVSGVLGLDTAVRLVAARGRVMQAVTEQGAMLAVRAPHDRVAGLLDGYDRVGVAAVNGPESVVVSGLREQVHAVRDRLVADGVSAKLLPVDHAFHSPLMDPVLDAFADTLGELPRDGAMTIPIVSTRLGRAATLQELTSARYWVDHVREPVRFHEAVECARAAGASVFFEVGPGATLASITKEAFAGQGVHDAVVVSASRKGRPGSRTLLTALAHLHVHGAGVDWAALFGTRRLVDLPTYAFQHQRYWLDFLAEMETADVTSAGLTAAGHPLLGAVVDLPGTDETVFTALWSLRTHGWLADHTAFGAVVVPATAHLDLALSAAAHTGCGAVEQLTLEVPLILPDSGDVRIRVVVGPADDDGRRTLDVYSRPADEDPQAGGWTRHAMGTVLPAGPPAPEHDDDVRPLASWPPAGARRIDIGTLYDTFADAGFDYGPGFRGLREVWRRGDELFALATLPDTADGVAAEEFALHPALLDTVLHAAIAGGVVDVSGERSRMPFSWSGVEPAGPGAATVRVRLTSTGEETVTLTVADERGRRIATIGALAFRPADAQQVHSARGAARQPLYEVRWRPSKERARQAGRTPWAVLGAPDGLAARLRPADAADTTPHSSLDALLAGQRPPAHIALCLDDLVAASAADGPVAATRDADKRVLALLQQFLADDRLAGSTLVVLTRLAVGAVAGERVESLPGASVWGLVRAAQSEHPGRFRLVDLDDADASWASLADVIADDEAQLAVRDGAFLVPRLAAAAPDGHRLPEPPAGAHRLGIPTKGTVENLTWVPCPEVDAPLASGQVRIAVQAAGLNFRDITIALGLVGRTAIDAGLGSEGAGVVLDVADDVTAFAPGDRVTGIFTGAFGRTAVADHRMLVPVPDGWSFAEAASVPCTFLTAYHGLLRVARLKKGQRVLIHAAAGGVGMAAVQLARHVGAEIYATASEAKWPALRALGLDDDHLASSRDLEFAPKFLRTTEGRGVDVVLNSLAHEFVDASLTLLPGGGHFAEMGKTDIREPATVAADHPGVHYEAFDLWEAGPDALQEMFRAVMDLFADGRIRLGPISLTGIRDARRTFREMSQGRHIGKLVLEVGGGFGGGTVLVTGGTGGVGSLVARHLVTHHGVRSLVLASRSGPAAEGVPGLVAELEAAGARVRAVACDVADRDAVAALLDGLPGSHPLTAVVHAAGALADGTVESLTAKSLDHVLDAKAAGAHHLHELTRERPLSAFVEFSAFAGQTGNAGQANYAAANTFLDGLAARRRSEGLPATSLCWGWWEESSGMTGELHRADLSRLRRAGIAAMPTAEALALFDAAVAEGKAVLVPARIDLAALRGRPADEVPPLLRDLVDAARPRRAATATATAGGPAGLLDRLTALPAPQAREALLERIREQAAVVLGHSSGAGVDADQAFTQLGFDSLTAVELCNLLAAETGLRLPSTLVFSYPTPRELGEHLFGLLRPAGEDEGAAPGATDDAEAADETRIREVLRTVRIGDLRAAGLLEPVLALAGAAAEPDAGEPAGQLSDLDLDSLIDLALDEKR